A single Chryseobacterium sp. DNA region contains:
- a CDS encoding pitrilysin family protein, with protein MIDRKYKETVHTDKNHYEYITVTHDENKVRIYLLKNGLKVFLAQNIDAPRIQTFIPVRTGSNNDPADNTGLAHYLEHMMFKGTSKIGTQNWEKEKALLDQISELYELHKAEQDAEKKKEIYKKIDQISQEASQYAIANEYDKAISSLGASGTNAHTWFDETVYKNNIPNNELEKWLRIEKERFSEIALRLFHTELESVYEEFNRAQDNDTRLVNYELMDALFPTHPNGQQTTLGRPEHLKNPSMKAIHKYFDEYYVPNNYAMVLVGDLDFEETIQLIDRYFGTLPYKELPKKTPVTEQPITDIIKRTVKSPTTPRIQLAWRTESYGTREAMLADIVANILSNRGEAGLLDLHINQTQKMLWAQAFSVGLKQYGYFSIVAVPKETQTLDEAKDMVLEEIELIKKGDFPDWMLPAIINDFKIQRLKGLETAEGLATNLYDTYIKGRTWEQELNEMDEYARFTKEDVMSFAREFFKDNYVIVYKEKGTNDKLVRVENPGITPVKINREAQSEFLKGILSDITEDIKPEFIDYQKEIATDHIKGKKLNFVRNKYNDLAQVHFIFPFGSDHDRELGISTQLLQYLGTHELSPEDLKKEFFKIGINNDFKTTNNQLLISLSGLEENIEKGIALLQHWMYHVKPDQDIYNQFVNTVLENRQAIKKDKNRIMTALTNYTKLGSTSRFTDVISKEELESSKAEIFTDRMKKLFKYPYQIFFYGKDFENFKGYIGAYTETESLQISEPRLYLEPETGGHVYFIDYDMVQMEMSKAGKGNLVDPSNFGKVNVFNEYFGRGLSSIVFQEIRESKSLAYSAYVSYAANLELNHPDYITTYIGTQPDKLMIAVDTMDELMNELPEVPIQFENAKNAALKQIASTRITRNNIFFNTLRLKKLGIYHDFRKDIYEQIQNLRFEDIKQFYQTEVKPVHFNTAIIGKKENLDMDAVRKMGAFTEVSLKDIFGY; from the coding sequence ATGATAGACAGAAAATATAAAGAAACGGTTCATACAGATAAAAACCACTATGAATATATCACGGTAACCCATGATGAAAATAAAGTAAGAATCTACTTATTGAAAAACGGCCTAAAGGTTTTCCTTGCTCAAAATATTGATGCTCCAAGAATACAAACCTTTATACCGGTAAGAACCGGAAGCAATAATGACCCGGCAGATAATACCGGTCTTGCCCATTATCTGGAGCATATGATGTTTAAAGGCACCTCTAAAATAGGAACTCAAAACTGGGAAAAAGAAAAAGCACTCCTTGATCAAATCTCTGAACTTTATGAGTTGCATAAAGCAGAGCAGGATGCTGAAAAGAAAAAGGAAATTTATAAAAAGATAGACCAGATCTCCCAGGAGGCAAGCCAATATGCTATTGCCAACGAATATGACAAAGCGATTTCTTCATTGGGAGCCAGCGGAACCAATGCACACACCTGGTTTGATGAAACGGTTTATAAAAACAACATCCCCAACAATGAGCTGGAAAAATGGCTGAGAATAGAAAAGGAAAGATTTTCAGAAATCGCATTGCGGCTTTTCCACACAGAATTGGAATCGGTGTATGAAGAATTCAACAGGGCACAGGACAATGACACCAGGCTTGTCAACTATGAACTGATGGATGCCTTATTTCCGACACATCCCAATGGACAGCAAACGACACTCGGCAGGCCGGAACATTTGAAAAATCCTTCTATGAAAGCTATTCATAAATATTTTGATGAATATTATGTTCCTAATAATTATGCAATGGTATTGGTCGGAGATCTGGACTTTGAAGAAACTATTCAATTAATTGATCGATATTTTGGGACTCTTCCCTATAAGGAACTTCCGAAAAAAACACCTGTTACTGAACAACCCATCACCGACATTATCAAAAGAACGGTAAAGAGTCCTACCACTCCGAGAATTCAACTGGCCTGGAGAACAGAAAGCTATGGTACAAGAGAAGCAATGCTTGCTGATATTGTTGCCAATATATTGAGCAACCGTGGTGAAGCCGGCTTATTAGACCTCCATATTAACCAAACTCAGAAAATGCTTTGGGCACAGGCTTTCTCTGTAGGGTTGAAACAGTATGGATATTTTTCTATTGTCGCTGTTCCGAAGGAGACTCAAACATTGGATGAAGCGAAGGATATGGTTTTGGAAGAAATTGAACTCATCAAAAAAGGAGATTTCCCTGACTGGATGCTTCCTGCCATTATTAATGATTTTAAAATTCAGAGACTGAAAGGCCTTGAAACCGCTGAAGGTTTAGCCACAAATCTTTATGATACCTATATAAAAGGAAGAACCTGGGAGCAGGAGCTGAATGAAATGGATGAATATGCCCGTTTTACGAAAGAGGATGTTATGAGTTTTGCCCGTGAGTTTTTCAAAGACAATTATGTGATTGTTTATAAAGAAAAAGGGACTAATGATAAATTGGTACGGGTTGAAAACCCCGGCATCACCCCTGTTAAAATCAACCGCGAGGCGCAGTCTGAATTTTTAAAAGGAATTTTATCCGATATCACCGAAGATATCAAACCTGAATTCATCGACTATCAAAAAGAAATTGCCACGGACCATATTAAAGGTAAAAAGCTGAACTTCGTCAGAAATAAATACAATGACCTTGCACAGGTGCATTTCATTTTCCCTTTTGGAAGTGATCATGACAGGGAACTTGGAATTTCAACTCAGTTACTTCAGTATTTGGGAACCCATGAACTTTCTCCTGAAGATTTGAAGAAGGAATTTTTTAAGATCGGAATTAATAATGATTTTAAAACAACCAATAATCAGTTGTTGATCTCATTAAGCGGATTGGAAGAAAATATTGAAAAAGGAATCGCGCTTCTTCAGCACTGGATGTATCATGTAAAACCGGACCAGGATATTTATAATCAGTTCGTCAATACAGTATTGGAAAATCGGCAGGCAATAAAGAAAGATAAAAACCGTATTATGACAGCCCTGACAAATTATACGAAATTGGGCAGTACGTCCCGTTTTACGGATGTCATTTCAAAAGAAGAGCTTGAAAGCAGCAAGGCTGAAATATTTACGGACCGGATGAAAAAACTTTTCAAGTATCCCTACCAGATATTTTTCTATGGAAAGGATTTTGAAAATTTTAAAGGATACATCGGAGCCTATACCGAGACGGAAAGTCTCCAGATTTCTGAACCCAGGCTTTATCTGGAACCTGAAACCGGAGGTCATGTGTATTTTATTGATTATGATATGGTACAGATGGAAATGAGCAAAGCCGGAAAAGGGAATCTTGTAGATCCGTCCAACTTTGGAAAAGTGAATGTTTTCAATGAATATTTTGGAAGAGGATTATCTTCCATCGTTTTCCAGGAAATCCGGGAAAGTAAGAGTCTCGCCTATTCTGCGTATGTTTCATATGCTGCCAATCTTGAACTGAATCATCCTGATTATATTACCACGTATATTGGAACTCAACCGGACAAACTGATGATTGCTGTAGATACGATGGATGAGCTGATGAATGAGCTTCCGGAGGTTCCGATTCAGTTTGAAAATGCCAAGAATGCTGCTCTGAAACAGATCGCTTCCACCAGAATAACAAGAAACAATATATTTTTCAATACTTTACGATTGAAAAAGCTGGGTATTTACCACGATTTCAGAAAGGATATCTATGAACAGATCCAAAATCTGAGATTTGAAGATATTAAACAGTTTTATCAAACAGAGGTCAAGCCTGTCCATTTTAATACTGCGATTATTGGTAAAAAAGAAAATCTGGATATGGATGCAGTACGTAAAATGGGTGCATTTACCGAGGTAAGCCTGAAAGATATTTTTGG